One Desulfosoma sp. genomic window carries:
- a CDS encoding TIGR04063 family PEP-CTERM/XrtA system glycosyltransferase produces MGADTSFRAFRGCIFSEFPRTVLHVLDHSLPVQTGYTYRSRNILRCLRNVGFEPIVLTSPKHEESAPSALTSSEIYDSVCYFRSGKIKKVSPFLYEWRIMGRMRRELDRLVKSRRPAILHVHSPVLNAFPAFAIGRRYGIPVVYEIRAFWEDAAVDHGTHREWGFRYRLIRALETLACRTADAVVTICEGLRSDLLARGIPSTKITVVPNAIDPAELQSLPRDEALRARWGFRPNDFVVAFIGSFYHYEGLDLLFRAFTQFPIKGSQIRALLIGGGPEEDALRCLARELDVEGVVNFAGRIPHNEVPAAYAACDALVLPRKSMRLTELVTPLKPLEAMAMGVAVIASDVGGHKELIRDGETGLLFRAGSSQALAEKIFTLFSKPDLSAFLTQEAKRWVYSNRTWQHNAHLYFNLYQKLLSDGASLKRKMAAL; encoded by the coding sequence ATGGGCGCTGACACATCCTTCAGGGCTTTCAGGGGTTGCATCTTCTCTGAGTTTCCCCGGACCGTCCTTCATGTGCTGGACCACAGCCTACCGGTGCAGACGGGATACACATATCGCAGCCGTAATATCCTTCGATGTCTTCGGAATGTGGGATTTGAACCGATTGTGCTCACGTCTCCAAAGCATGAGGAGTCAGCGCCAAGTGCCTTAACATCCTCGGAAATTTACGATAGCGTCTGCTATTTTCGAAGCGGCAAGATCAAAAAGGTTTCACCCTTCCTATACGAATGGCGCATCATGGGCCGCATGAGACGTGAACTCGATCGGTTGGTGAAATCCAGGCGGCCCGCCATCCTTCACGTACACAGTCCTGTTCTGAACGCCTTTCCGGCTTTCGCAATCGGCCGTCGATACGGAATTCCGGTGGTTTACGAAATTCGTGCCTTTTGGGAAGATGCTGCAGTCGATCATGGCACACACCGAGAATGGGGCTTTCGATATCGATTAATTCGTGCTTTGGAAACGCTCGCGTGCCGAACGGCCGATGCCGTAGTCACCATCTGCGAGGGTCTTCGCTCTGATCTTTTGGCTCGAGGAATACCTTCCACGAAAATAACGGTGGTGCCCAACGCCATAGACCCCGCCGAGCTTCAGTCCCTTCCCCGAGATGAAGCTTTAAGAGCCCGTTGGGGATTCCGGCCGAACGACTTCGTCGTAGCTTTTATCGGTTCGTTTTATCACTACGAGGGTTTGGATTTGCTTTTTCGTGCCTTTACCCAATTCCCAATAAAAGGGAGTCAAATTCGTGCCTTACTCATTGGAGGCGGTCCGGAAGAAGATGCGCTTCGGTGCCTTGCTCGTGAATTGGATGTAGAAGGGGTCGTAAATTTTGCCGGAAGGATTCCGCACAATGAGGTTCCCGCTGCCTATGCCGCCTGTGATGCCTTGGTATTGCCGCGCAAATCCATGCGTCTGACTGAACTGGTGACGCCCCTAAAGCCCCTTGAAGCCATGGCCATGGGTGTTGCTGTCATTGCCAGTGATGTGGGAGGCCACAAAGAGCTGATTCGGGACGGTGAAACAGGCCTCCTTTTTAGAGCTGGAAGTTCTCAAGCCTTGGCGGAAAAAATCTTCACTCTTTTCTCAAAGCCGGATTTGTCAGCTTTCCTGACGCAAGAGGCCAAGCGCTGGGTTTATAGCAACAGAACCTGGCAACACAATGCTCATTTATATTTCAACTTATACCAAAAATTGCTCAGCGATGGAGCCTCGTTGAAAAGAAAGATGGCGGCGTTGTGA